Genomic window (uncultured Flavobacterium sp.):
CTTTTGACAGAATTTCGACTGGTGCATTAAGCGATTTAGAAAAAGTAACACGTCAGGCTCGTGCAATGGTAACGATTTATGGTTTGAACGATAAAATCGGAAATGTTACTTATTACGATTCATCAGGACAAAGTGAGTACAACTTCTCAAAACCATATTCTGACGAAACAGCTAAAGTAATTGACAAAGAAATTTCAGAATTAATTGAAGGTCAATACCAAAGAGCAATTGAAATTTTACAAGAAAACAAAGACAAGTTAAATCAGCTTGCCGATATATTAATTGAAAAAGAAGTTATTTTTAAAGATGACTTAGAAGCAATTTTCGGAAAACGTACTTTTGACAAAAATTTAGAAGAAGTAGTTTCGTAAATTATTCATTAAATACACAATATTTTTTAAAATCTTAATTCAAAACACCCTTTTGAATTAAGATTTTTTTATCTTTGAACGTTTTCAATTAACATGTAAAGTATTTCATATAAATAATGAATTTTTTCAAAAAAATATTTGGTTCTAACGACGCCGCTTCTGACGAAGAAAATGAAAGTGAATATGCAGGCAATTCAATTCAGGATAGCCATTTGTCTATAGACGAAAGGTTCATTTTCAATTTTAAGAAAAATGGCGGTAAATTTTTGTATTGTGAAAACAAACAAGAAGTAGCTGAACAGTTTGAAAATATTTTAGAAGAAAACGATTGGTTCGAAAATGAAGTTCTTTGTTATGAACCGGGTCTTTTTCATTTATTAGATGAAAATAAGTTACTTTATAATGCACCTGTAAGGCCTAAATTTCTTTTAGCAACTTGCGAAAATCTTATTGCTGACGAAGGTTCTATTTTGTTTTCATCAAAACAAATCAGACAAAACAAACCAAACGAATTACCTGCAAACATTGTAATTATTGCTACAACAAGTCAAATCCTTTCTATAAAAAGCGACGGTTTAAGTGCTATTAAACGTAAATACGAAAGAGATTATCCTACTAACATTACCACAATAAAATATTTCGAAAAAGCGAAAGAAGAAGATTTTACCCAATACGGAAGTGTTGCCAAGAATCTTTATTTATTGCTCTTAGAAGATCTTTAAGATGAATGAAACACTCAAGAGAACCATTTCTGGTGCTGTTTATATCGCTTTATTATTAACTTCTATTCTGTTTTCTACAGAGAGCTTTATCATTCTTTTTGGTATTTTTCTAATTATTGCAACTTACGAATTTTGCAATTTAGTTAAAATCAATAAAGTGGTTTCTATTTTATTTGTTACGCTGTTTTACTCTACTGTTACTTTAACTAGTTTTTATAGAGTAGAAACTGAAAACTATATTAATAAACTTCTAAAAGATAACATTCAAATTACGGTTGATACAGATAAACTATTTTCTGTGTTACTTGTAATTACTTTGATGGTTTCTATAAAATGTATTTTCTTTTTATTTGATGATACACAAAGCATCAGTAAAGTATCAAAATATATCTATTTGATTGGGTATATTATACTACCTTTTCTTTTTATCACCAAAATTTCTTTCGGAATAAAAGATTATAATCCAAAAATTATTATTGGGTTGTTTGTCTTAATCTGGACCAATGATACTTTTGCTTATCTGGTTGGAAAATCAATGGGTAAACATAAATTATTTGAACGCATTTCTCCTAAAAAAACTATTGAAGGATTTCTGGGTGGAGTTGTATTTGCTGGTTTTGCCGGTTTTTTAATTTCAAAATTGTACATACAGCCCAATCCTGAGTTTAGCAATAAATCTATCTTAATCTGGATGATTATTGCTTTAATTGTCAGCATCTTTGGAACAATTGGCGATTTGATCGAATCAAAATTCAAAAGAGTTGCCGGCGTAAAAGACAGCGGCGCTATAATGCCAGGCCACGGAGGTGTCCTAGATCGACTAGATAGTGTTATATTTGTAGCACCAATTATATTTTTATTTTATCAAATTTTATATTATGTTTCATAAAGAAGGAGGTCCATCCATTTTATTAGGTACTGTTTTTGCTGTTGCCGTAATTTTACTTGCTGAGAAATTTATTGATATCAGTTGGCTGAGAATGCTAGTACAACTAGCTGGTTTATTAGTTTTGATTATTATTTTACAATTTTTTAGAAATCCTAAAAGAATCGCAATCAGAAACAGCGATCACATTCTTGCTCCGGTTGATGGAAAAGTTGTAGTTATTGAAGAAGTTTATGAAGGTGAATATTTTAAAGATAAACGTTTACAAGTTTCTATTTTCATGTCTCCTATTAACGTACACGTTACTCGTTATGCGATGGACGGAATTATAAAATTCAGTAAATACCACCCTGGTAAGTTTTTGGTTGCATGGCATCCAAAAGCTAGTGAGGAAAACGAAAGAACAACTGTTGTAATCGAAAATGATACTTTCGGACAAATTTTATACAGACAAATTGCAGGTGCTTTGGCGCGCAGAATTGTAAATTATGCTCAAGAAGGAATGCAGGTTATTCAGGGAACTGATGCGGGATTTATTAAATTTGGATCGAGAGTAGATTTATTTTTACCTTTAGGTACACCAATTAATGTGGTATTAGATCAAAAAGCAATTGGTGGAAAAACTATTATTGCTACAAAAGCGTAAATGGCAGAAAAAGATTTAGATACTCGTTTCTCTGAGGCTGTAGAAACTGCTTTAAAAATGACTCAGGCCTCGTTGCCGCAAGATGTGCAGCTAAGGCTTTATGCATATTACAAACAGGCAACTTTTGGGACGGCTGTGTACAATCAATCTGAAAATTTTGATTTACGAGATGCTTTTAAAACTAATGCCTGGATGCAAATAAGTCACATATCGGTCGATGAAGCTAAAGAGAATTACATCGAAATCATTAATTCACTAACATCAAAATAACTAACATTATGGAGAAAAACATTACCCGTTTTGGCATTTTAGCTTCATTTTTTCTATTATTTTCTTGTAATGATAACAATAAGCTAACTGAAGTTGTTGAGGTTCCGCTGCCAACTAAAGAAGAAAAAATAACCATTGGATCTCCAAATGATGTAAAAGCAGATCCAGGGTCTTTTGAGTTAACAAAACTTCCTTTTTCTTATGACGCATTAGCGCCGGCAATAAGAACGCTTACTTTAGAAACGCATTATTCTAAACACTATTTAACGTATACGAATAATCTAAACAAAGAGATTGTAAACACAGAATTTGAGAATATGCCAATTGAAGATATCTTAAAAAAATTAGATCTCAGCAATGCAAAACTTCGTCAAAATGCCGGTGGATATTATAATCATACTTTGTATTTTAATATTCTGACTCCAAAAGAACTAACTCCAAAAGATACTTTGGCTAGTTCTATTAATAAAGAATTTGGTTCTCTTAGCAATCTTACAAGTCAATTTAAAGGGCAGGCAACAAAACAATTTGGATCTGGCTGGGTTTGGTTAATTGTCGACCTATATGGAAAACTACAAGTGACAACAACAGATAACCAGGATAATCCTTTAATGAAAAATGCTGTGATTCGCGGAACTCCAATTTTAGGAATTGATTTATGGGAACACGCTTACTATCTCGATTATCAAAACAGAAAAGGAAGTTATATTGATGCTTTCTACCAACATATAAACTGGGAAAAAGTAAACGAATATTATATCGAAGCCCTCAAAAAGGTTAAGAAAGTATAAAAAAGTAAAGCTGGTACTAAAAAAGTACCAGCTTTTTTTATGTCCTTATTTTTCAAACATAGGTACTCTATTAATGACAAATAAAAAATATGACAAAAATCATAGCGTATCAATGTATATTCATATATCTTTAAACATTGTGAAACAGCTTCTTTAAATCAAGAATTGTGTCACAAAAGGAACTATATAACTATTTTGAGTAAACGAAAGATGACTATGCCGGGTGAAACTATTAAAAAAAAGTACAGTGAAGATTAAAGCTATTCTCTTATATTTTGTCCTGATAATCTTCTTTTCATGTGACAATAGAGAGAAAGCCGTTTCTATCAATAATTCTCAAAAGAGTTCGTTTTCAAAAACTACTCCATTACATATCCATAATCAAAACTCTAAATCAATTGATATAGAGTATTCGTCAGAGCAATTAGATAATAACAAAGGACTCTCTAATAGTTCTATTAATACTATTTTTCAGGATTCTGATAATTTACTCTGGATAGGAACCTGGGATGGTTTAAACCGATATGATGGCAGCAATTTTAAAATTTACAGACCGGAAGCTAATAATGAGAACAGCCTAAGCAATCAGGTTATTTTAAAAATAGACGAAGACAGCAATGGAAATATTTGGATTGTTACCATACACGGCATAAATCGATTCGATAAAAAAACGGGCACTTTTCAGCGTTATTATTTTTCGAGAAAAGATATTTCGCCATTATCTGAATCTGAGTTTAACATGGCTCTTGACTCTTCTAAAAGAGTATTTTGTGCTGCAAAAAATTGGGGAATTGGCTATT
Coding sequences:
- a CDS encoding lactate utilization protein B/C, with the translated sequence MNFFKKIFGSNDAASDEENESEYAGNSIQDSHLSIDERFIFNFKKNGGKFLYCENKQEVAEQFENILEENDWFENEVLCYEPGLFHLLDENKLLYNAPVRPKFLLATCENLIADEGSILFSSKQIRQNKPNELPANIVIIATTSQILSIKSDGLSAIKRKYERDYPTNITTIKYFEKAKEEDFTQYGSVAKNLYLLLLEDL
- a CDS encoding phosphatidate cytidylyltransferase — its product is MNETLKRTISGAVYIALLLTSILFSTESFIILFGIFLIIATYEFCNLVKINKVVSILFVTLFYSTVTLTSFYRVETENYINKLLKDNIQITVDTDKLFSVLLVITLMVSIKCIFFLFDDTQSISKVSKYIYLIGYIILPFLFITKISFGIKDYNPKIIIGLFVLIWTNDTFAYLVGKSMGKHKLFERISPKKTIEGFLGGVVFAGFAGFLISKLYIQPNPEFSNKSILIWMIIALIVSIFGTIGDLIESKFKRVAGVKDSGAIMPGHGGVLDRLDSVIFVAPIIFLFYQILYYVS
- a CDS encoding superoxide dismutase translates to MEKNITRFGILASFFLLFSCNDNNKLTEVVEVPLPTKEEKITIGSPNDVKADPGSFELTKLPFSYDALAPAIRTLTLETHYSKHYLTYTNNLNKEIVNTEFENMPIEDILKKLDLSNAKLRQNAGGYYNHTLYFNILTPKELTPKDTLASSINKEFGSLSNLTSQFKGQATKQFGSGWVWLIVDLYGKLQVTTTDNQDNPLMKNAVIRGTPILGIDLWEHAYYLDYQNRKGSYIDAFYQHINWEKVNEYYIEALKKVKKV
- a CDS encoding phosphatidylserine decarboxylase family protein; translated protein: MFHKEGGPSILLGTVFAVAVILLAEKFIDISWLRMLVQLAGLLVLIIILQFFRNPKRIAIRNSDHILAPVDGKVVVIEEVYEGEYFKDKRLQVSIFMSPINVHVTRYAMDGIIKFSKYHPGKFLVAWHPKASEENERTTVVIENDTFGQILYRQIAGALARRIVNYAQEGMQVIQGTDAGFIKFGSRVDLFLPLGTPINVVLDQKAIGGKTIIATKA
- a CDS encoding two-component regulator propeller domain-containing protein; amino-acid sequence: MKIKAILLYFVLIIFFSCDNREKAVSINNSQKSSFSKTTPLHIHNQNSKSIDIEYSSEQLDNNKGLSNSSINTIFQDSDNLLWIGTWDGLNRYDGSNFKIYRPEANNENSLSNQVILKIDEDSNGNIWIVTIHGINRFDKKTGTFQRYYFSRKDISPLSESEFNMALDSSKRVFCAAKNWGIGY
- a CDS encoding acyl-CoA-binding protein, translating into MAEKDLDTRFSEAVETALKMTQASLPQDVQLRLYAYYKQATFGTAVYNQSENFDLRDAFKTNAWMQISHISVDEAKENYIEIINSLTSK